DNA sequence from the Pseudoxanthomonas indica genome:
AGTTTCCGCGAGTTCTATCCGTTCTACCTCAGTGAGCACAGCAACCGCGTGTCGCGGCGGCTGCATTTCATCGGCAGTTGCGGCGTGCTCCTGCTGCTGGCGTGGGCGATCTATCGCGGCAATGCCTGGTGGCTCCTGGCCGCGCTGTTCTGCGGTTACGGCTTCGCCTGGGTGGGGCACTTCTTCTTCGAGAAGAACCGGCCCGCCACCTTCAAGCATCCGTTCTATTCGTTTGCTGGCGACTGGGTGATGTTCAAGGACATCCTGCTCGGACGAGTGAAGCTCTAGAGCGTCGGCGTGGGACTCGCCGCACCACCCGGCTCATAGAACATCAGGAACGCAGCACCGACGATCAGCGCGAACGCCGCGTAGTGGTTCCACTTCAGCGGCTGCCCGAGATACCAGGTCGAAAAGCCGGCGAACACCACCAGCGTCAGGATCTCCTGGATCGTCTTGAGCTGCACCACCGAGTACACCGTGCTGCCCAGCCGGTTGGCCGGCACCATCAGCGAGTACTCGAAAAAGGCGATGCCCCAGCTGGCCACGATGGCCAGCAGCAGCGGCGAGCTGCGGTACTTCAGATGGCCGTACCAGGCGAAGGTCATGAAGACGTTGGAAGCCAGCAGCAGGACCAGGGGCAGGACGCGGGCGAGCATGGTGACGGGCCGGACGATAGCGGGACGCGCAGCTTACGCGGACCGCCGGAGCCCGCCAAACGGGGCGGTCGGGCCCGGCGGACCGACTACCGGCCGGGCTCATCCCTACCAAACGCTGAACACCGGATTGATCTTCACACGGCCTCAACCGGATGCCCGGTAGCTTCACAAAGCTGAAGTCAAAGGAGCTTCTAATGCGCCATTCACAGGAAACTGCAGGGCTGGTTCTGGTGGTCGAGGACAACCGAAACATCTCCGAGATGGTCGGTGAGTATCTAGAGGGTCGTGGATTTGAGGTGGATTACGCCTCGGACGGGCTGGACGGTTACCGGCTCGCCACCGAGAACAGCTACGACGTGGTCGTGCTGGATTTGATGCTGCCGCGCATGGACGGCATGGAAGTCTGCAAGAAGTTGCGCAATGAAGCGCGCAAGTCCACGCCGGTGCTCATGCTCACCGCACGTGACACGCTGGACGACAAGCTCACCGGCCTGAGTTCCGGTGCCGATGATTACCTGACCAAGCCGTTCGCCATCCAGGAACTGGAAGCGCGTCTGCGCGCCCTGATCCGGCGCGAGCGCCGGCAGGTGGGCGCCGAGGTGCTGAAGGTCGCCGACCTGGTGCTGGATCCGGTCAGCATGCGCGCCACCCGTGGCGGCAACGAGCTGATGCTCTCGCCAATCGGTCTGCGCCTGCTGACCATCCTGATGCGTGAGTCGCCGCGGGTGGTGACGCGGCAGGAGATCGAGCGTGAGATTTGGGGCAATGGCCTGCCCGATTCGGACACGCTGCGCAGCCATCTGTACAACCTGCGCAAGGTGATCGACAAACCCTTCGACAAGCCCCTGCTGCACACCGTGCAGAGCGCGGGTTATCGAATCGCGGACATCGGCTGATCGTCCCGGCGGTGCGCGGCCACTGGCCGCGCGCTTGGCCGCCGTGTGATGATTCCGCGCCGAACGGACTGGAGCCGAAATGCCGCAGGGGTTGCCGCGCAAGCTTCGTATCGCCTTCATCCTGCAGGCCGTGATGGTGAGCCTGGCGATCGTGCTGGGTGTGTATCTGATCTCGGCGGTCATCAAGCACAGCCTGATGAACACCGCGCTGCAGGAAGAGGCCACCCACTTCTGGGAGCTGTACGACGCCTCGACCGCGCAGCCGCCGCCCAACACGCACAACCTGCGTGGCTACCTGGTGGTGAAGGGGCACTCCAACCTGGTGCTGCCGGACAACCTACGCGCGCTCAAGCCCGGCTTCCACGAGCTCAAGGACGACGACATGCTGGTGCTGGTGGACGAGCAGCCGGCCGGTCGCCTGTACCTGGTGTTCCTGCGTTCGCAGGCCGAGCGGCTGGCGTTCTATTTCGGCACGCTGCCGATCATCCTGACCCTGATCGCGATCTACGCGGTGTCCTGGCTGACCTACCGGGCGTCCAAGCGCCTGGTCTCGCCGGTGAGCTGGCTGGCGCGGCAAGTGGCCATGTGGGATCCGCGCAGGCCGGATGTCAGTGCGCTGGCACCGGAGAAACTGCCGGCCGAAGTGCAGGGCGAAGCGCGCCAGCTGGCGCAGGCCCTGCACGGCCTGTCCGAGCGCGTGGCCGCGCATGTGGCGCGCGAGCGCGACTTCACCCGCGACGCCAGCCATGAACTGCGTACCCCGCTGACGGTGATCCGCGTGGCCAGCGACATGGCCATGGCCGAGGAGGCCTCGCCGCGCGTGGCGCGTTCGCTGCAACGCATCCAGCGCGCCGGCCGCGACATGGAGGCGGTGATTGATGCCTTCCTGATCCTGGCGCGCGAGGCCGAAGTGGAGCCGCAGCGCGAGGACTTCGACGTGGCCGACGTGGTGCTGGACGAAGCCGAGAACGCGCGCACGTTGCTGATCGGCAAGCCGGTGGATCTGGAAGTGACCTGCAACGCCAAGCCGCGCCTGCATGCGCCGCCGCGCGTGTTCCAGGTGGTGATCAGCAACCTGCTGCGCAACGCCTGCAGCTATACCGACGAAGGCCGCATCGATGTGCTGGTGGAGGCGGATCGGATCTGCGTCAGCGATTCCGGCATCGGCATGTCGCAAGAGGCGATGCAGCGGGTGTTCGAACCCTTCTACCGGGTCGACCCCACCCGCCCGCGCGGCAGCGGCCTGGGCCTGTCGATCGTCAGCCGCCTGTGCGAACGCTTCGGCTGGAAAATCGAGCTGGAAAGCGAGTTGGGCAAGGGCACGACCGCCACGATCCGCTTCGCGTAGTCCAGGCTGCGCCTGGACTACCCCAAAGTTTGCTTCTGCAAACCTTGGGCCCCGCTATGTACTTCCACACCCCCATTCGCACCTGCGGTGCGAATCGCCCCCTGACTCAGGGGCGCGTTTCCATGCTGCGCATGGGATCCCCAAAGTTTGCTTCTGCAAACCTTGGGCCCTGCTATGTACTTCCACACCCCCATTCGCACCTGCGGTGCGAATCGCCCCCTGACTCAGGGGGCGCGTTTCCATGCTGCGCATGGAATCCCCAAAGTTTGCTTCTGCAAACCTTGGGCCCCGCTATGTACTTCCAAACCCCCATTCGCACCCGCGGTGCGAATCGCCCCCTGACTCAGGGGGCTGTTGGCCTGCTGAATGGTTGCATCGGGATTGCGGCTTGCTGTCAACGCGTTTGCGGGGCATGCGTTAATGCGGACGTATCCCCACTCGACCATCGCCCTTCATGAGCCAGCCGTCCCGTCCGTCCCCGCGTCCGACTCCCCGCCGTGCTTCGCCCTGGATTTCCCGCATCGTCATCGGCGCGGTTGCGCTGGCCGTGGTCGGCGGTGGCATCTGGTACTGGCAGGGGCGCAAGGCCGAGGCGGCGGACGGGGCGTATCGCACCGCGCCGGTGGAACGCGGCAACATCCGCGTGGCCATCTCCGCCACCGGCACCTTGAGCGCGATTTCCACGGTCACCGTGGGCAGCCAGATTTCCGGCCAGGTCACCGACGTGCGGGTCGACTTCAACAGCCCGGTCAAGAAGGGCGATGTGCTGGCGCGCATCGATCCCAAGACCTACGAAGCCCAGATCGAGCAGGGCACCGCGCAGATTGCCGCTGCGCGCGCGTCGCTGGCGCAGGCGCAGGCCACCTTGCGCAACGCCGATCTGGACTACCAGCGCAAGGCCGACCTGGGCACGCAGAAGCTGGTCGCGCAAAGCGACGTGGACCTGGCCCGGGCCGCGCGTGATCAGGCGCGCGCGCAGCTCAACTCCGCACAGGCGCAGATCAACCAGCAGACCGCATCGACCCAGACCACCCGCGTCAACCTGGAGCGCACGGTGATTCGTTCGCCGGTCGACGGTGTGGTGCTGACCCGCAGCATCGAACCCGGGCAGACGGTGGCCGCCAGCCTGCAGGCGCCGGAGTTGTTCACCATCGCCGAAGACCTGCGCAAGATGAAGATCGAACTGGCCGTGGACGAAGCCGACATCGGCCAGGTCAAGGTCGGCCAGGGCGTGTCGTTCACCGTCGACGCCTTCCCGGACCGGCAGTTCCGCGGCCTGGTCGAACAGGTGCGCCTGGCGGCGACCACCACCAACAACGTGGTGACCTATCCGGTGGTGGTGACCGTGGACAACGAGGACGAGACCTTGCTGCCCGGGCTGACCGTCAACGCCGAGATCGAAGTGAGCAAGCGCGACAACGTGCTGACCGTGTCCAACGCCGCGCTGCGCTACAAGCCCAACGATGACACCGCCGCGCCGGCCGCACCGCGCGGCGCCGCGCGTGGCACCGGCATGGCCGACGAACTGCAGCGCATCGCCGGTACGCTCGCGCTCAAGCCCGCGCAGCAGGCCGCATTCGATGAAGCGTTGTCGGCCATCCGCGAACGCCAGGCTGCGCGCACCGCGCAGGCGCCGCAGCAATCCGGCGGTGGCAGCGTATTTGGCGGTGGCCCGCCCGGCGGTGGACCGCGCTCCGGCAACAACAGCGGTGGCGCCAACCTGCAGGCGCAGATGCGCCAGCGCATGGCCGAACGCTTCCAGCAAGACTTCGCCGCCTTCCGCGCCAGTCTGGATGCGGCTCAGCAGAAGCGCTGGGACAGCGAACTCAAGACCCTGCTGGGCGCCAAGCGCGCACCGCTGTACAAGCTGGTGGCCGGCAAGCCGCAGGCGGTGACCGTGCGCATCGGCGCCACTGATGGCAGTGCGACGGAAATCGCCGGCGATATCAAGGAAGGCGATTTGATTGTTGTGGGCGAGCGGGCCAAGGAATGAGCGCCGCGAGCACGACCGAAGATCGCGTGCCGGTGATCGAGACACGCGCGCTGGGCAAGGTGTACTCGGCCGGCAGCGAAGCCGAGGTGGTGGCCTTGCACGGCGTGGACATGCGCATCCACCGCGGCGATTTCGTCGCCATCATGGGGCCGTCCGGTTCCGGCAAGTCGACCCTGATGAACCTGATCGGCTGCCTGGATACGCCCACCTCCGGCAGCTACTACTGCGATGGCGTGGACGTGTCCACGCTGGACGCGGAGGAGCTGGCGATCCTGCGACGCGACAAGATCGGCTTCGTCTTCCAGGGCTTCAACCTGCTGCCGCGCATGAGCGCGCTGGAGAACGTGGCCATGCCGCTGGGCTATGCGCAGGTACCGCCGCACGAGCGCAGCGAGCGCGCCCGCCAGGCGCTGGCCGCGGTCGGCCTGGCCGAACGCGGTGGCCATCGCCCGACCGAGCTGTCCGGTGGCCAGCAACAGCGCGTGGCCATTGCCCGCGCGCTGATCAACGAACCGCCGATCATCCTCGCCGACGAACCCACCGGCGCGCTCGACAGCCGCACCGGCGAGGAAATCCTGGCCCTGTTCAAGCGCTTGCGCGATGAGGGCCACACCGTGGTGCTGATCACCCATGATGCCGAAGTGGCGGCGCACGCGGATCGCACGCTGGTGATGCGCGATGGCGAACTGCATGAGCAGGAGGCCGGCGCATGAATTTCACCGATATCCTGCGCACCGCCATCTTCGCCCTGCGCGGCAACTGGATGCGCAGCGCGTTGACCTCGCTGGGCGTGATCATCGGCATTGCCGCGGTCATCGTGATGGTCTCGGTAGGGCAGGGCACGCAGGCGGAAATCGACAAGCTCGTGTCCGGCCTCGGCTCGCAGCGACTGGACATCAATCCCGGCGCCGGCCGTGGCGGTGGCGGCGTGCGCCAAAGTTCGAGCAGCTACTTCACCCTGCGCGAGGGTGATGTGGATGCGATCCGCGAGCAGATTCCGGAAGTGCAGTACGTGGCCGGCGCACTGCGTGGCAGCAGCCAGGTGGTGTACGCCGAAAACAACTGGTCCAGCAGCTGGCAGGGCGTGCAGCCGGACTACTTCGACATCAACAGCTGGACCATCGCCAATGGCGAAGGCTTCGACGCGCAGGCCTACAGCAGTGCCGGCAAGTCGGTGATCCTGGGTGAGACGGTGCGCCGCGAGTTGTTTGGCGAAGAGACTGGCGTGGGCCAGACCGTGCGCATCGGCCGGGTGCCGTTCACCGTGGTCGGCACGCTGGCGCCCAAGGGCCAGGGCGGCTTTGGCCAGGATCAGGATGACGTCATGATGGTGCCGCTGGAAACCGCGCGCCGCCGTCTGACGGGCGCGATGGGCCTGCCGCCCAGCGCGGTGATGCAGATCGCGCTGACCGTCAGTGACGCCAAGGATCTGGGGTACGTGCAGGGCGAAGTGGAAGCCTTGCTGCGCCAGCGCCACAAGATTGCGCCCGGCGATGACGACGACTTCAACGTGCGCAACATCTCCGAAATCGTCGCCACGCGTACCGCCACCACGCGGCTGATGTCGTTGTTGCTGGGGGCGGTGGCGACCATCTCGCTGATCGTCGGTGGCATCGGCATCATGAACATCATGCTGGTGTCGGTGACCGAACGCATCCGCGAAATCGGCCTGCGCATGGCGGTGGGTGCGGGCCCGGGCGATGTGCGCCGGCAGTTCCTCGCCGAGGCCATGTTGATTTCGCTGATTGGCGGCGTGTTGGGTATCGCGATCGGCATCGTCGGTGCGCTGCTCGTCGGCAAATTCAGTGAACTGCCGGTGGCATTGAACGGGCAGGTGATTGGCCTGGCCGCGGGCTTCTCGGTGGCCACGGGTCTGTTTTTCGGCTACTACCCGGCACGCAAGGCCTCGCAACTGGATCCGATCGAGGCGCTGCGCCAGCAATAGCAGGCTGCGGCCCGCACCATGCCATCATCCGGATATGGACCCCGCTACCTACACGCAGCTGCGACAACAAGCGCAACGACTGTGTCGGCGCGCGGCCGACGTCGAAGACCTCGTGCAGGACGCGCTAATCGCCGGCCTGGCAGCGGGTCGCAGTGATGCGCCCTGGTTGAGTGGAACATTGCGCAACCTGGCGGCGATGCAGGCACGCGGCGCGGTTCGCCGGCGTCGCCGTGAGGCAGCCGTCGTAGCGGACGTTGACGCTGACACCTGTCCGCCCCTGTCCGAGCCGCCATGCCTTGGTATCGGCGCAACCGCCTGGCCTGACGCCTGGCAGGCGTGGCCCGCCTCGCTGCGCCGCGTCGCCGTGCTGGCGCTGCATGGCATGTCCGCCGAGGAAATCCGCTATGTCCTGGGCTTGAGCGATGAGGCCTTCCGCCAGCGCCTGAGCCGGCTGCGCAAGGCGCTGGCCCGGCTCTCACGCGAGCAGCGCGCCGAAAGCCTGGCCCTGGCGTACGTCCGCGATCCGGCACGCAGCGTCGATCTGCAGTTTGGTCTGGTCCGTCGCGCCCTCAAGGCTGCGTTGCAGGGCCAGGACGGCATGGCCACGCATGACACCGACGGCCATCTGCTGGTCATTCGCGGACATGGTCACGAATGGCCCCCGCGCGGCAACGGATGAGTGGGACAACACCCAAGGAGGAATTCCCATGCTTACGAATTGCAAGGTCGGCGCCATCGTGTTCTTTGTCCGCGAGCTGGCGCGCTCGGTGGCGTTTTACCGCGACACGCTCGGGTTGCCGATCACCGCCATCGACGGCCATGACGGGCCGTTTGCGATGGCCGACGTCGGCGACCTGACCCTGGTGTTCCTGGTCCAGGACGCCAAACCCGGCGACTCGCCGGTGGTGGGGTTCCGGCTGGACGGTGGCATCGACGACTACGCGGAGAAGCTGGCCGCGCGCGGCGTGGAAATCGTGGTGCCGGTGAGCGAATCGCCTGATGGCGGTTTGTCGCTGGACTTCGTTGACCCGGATCGCAATCTGCTGAGCCTGCATCAAGGCCCGGAATTGCCAAGGCGGCTGTGACCTCAGGCCGCTTTCGGCTTTGGCTCAATGTAGGAGGGGCTTTAGCCCCGAAGCTCGCTGGCAATCCGCGCTCGTGCGAATTGGATGTGCAAATTCCACGGGCTCCGGATGCCCTACGAGCTTCGGGGCTGGTATTCAACAGACGAATGTCTGGTCAGCCCCTCCTACAAAGCCATCTCGCCCATGCAACGGTAAACCCGTCGCGGCCATGCAGCCCAAGAACCGTCGCGCCCATGCACGCGGCTAGCTTTGCGCCTGCGCCTGTTCCTTGCCCCAGGCTTCCATGCGCCGCTGCATTTCTTCGGGCGACACGTCTTCCACGTGGGTGGACAGCGACCATTTGTGGCCGAACGGATCCATGACGGTGCCAATCCGATCGCCCCAGAATTCCTGCGTCACCGGGCGGTTCTCGCGCGCGCCGGCCTTGAGCGCGCGGGCAAAGGCGGCGTCGGCGTCTTCGACATAGATCATGAAGCTGGCGGTGCCGCCGCCGCGCGAATTGGGCGACAAGGCATTCATGTCGGGCCATTCGTCGGACAGCATCACCACGGTGTCGCCGATGCGGATTTCGGCGTGACCGATCTTGTCGCCCATCGGCAGCCGGTACACCTCTTCGGCGCCAAAGGCATCGCGGTAGAAATCCAGTGCGCGGGCCGCGTCATCGACGATCAGATAGGACGTGACGCTGTGATACCCCTGCGGTTTGTAGGTGGTGGTGCCCATGGCGAACCTCCCAGTGTGGGAGCGCGACGCTAACGCCGGCGGGGTTATGCCGGCGTCTAATTCCCGGGCCGTGGTTCAGTGCACGTACGGCGCCAGCAGTTGCTTCCACAGGGCGTAGCCCGACGCATTCATGTGCAGGCGATCCTGGATGAACAGCGATTCGCGCGGTTGACCCTGCGCATCCAGCATCGGCGTGAACACATCCACGAACACCGCGCCGCGTTGCTGCGCCGCGCGCTGGACCAGGGCGTTGGCCTGGCGCTGGGCTTCGAGCAGATGGGCGCGCGACGGGCTGGGCTTGGTCGAGATGATCACGATCCGCGCGCTCGGCAAGCGCTTGTGTACGCGGTCAATGAAGGTGGCGGTGTCCTGGCCCACCTGCTCGGCTGTGCGGCCGTTCGCCAGATCGTTGTCGCCGGCGTACAGCACCACCGTCGAAGGGTGATAGGGATAGACAATGCGATCGGCGTACCAGGTGCTGTCGCGGACTTCCGAACCACCAAAGCCACGGTTGATCACCACGGCATCGGGGAAATCCTGCGCCAGGCTGTCCCACAGGCGGATCGAGGAACTGCCGACAAACAACACCGCGTCGCGCGGCGGCGGCTGCGCCTGATCCTGGGCGGCAAAACGCTGCATGTCCTGCGCCCACTCGGCGTTGGAAACTTCCGCCGGAATCTGTGGCTCGCGGTCGAGCGAACCCGGCGGCTGGCTGGCGCAGGCGACCAGTACCCACAGGAGCAACCCGGCCAGCAGGAAGCGGGAAGCAGAACGACGGTCAGCGATGCGGGGCAAGGTCACTCTCCGGTGTGGGGACGCAGGGACAGGGTTGGCGGGGCGGCGTCAAGCTGACGTCAAACTGTCATCGCAGCGGCCGTTTCCCGCCTGATCGGCAGCGGCGAGCCGCGCCAACCCGGTCAGAAGCCCAGTAAACAAGGCAAATCCAGCCACTGCAAACGGCGGGTCACCGCAATGTGGCAAGATCCGCCTTTCGCCCGACACCCCATGCAGTCCTCCATGGCCGACGAAATCGGACACATGCCCCGCGGCCCAGGCCGCATCCTCAAAGCGGCCATCTGGTCCATGCAAGGCCTGCGCGCCGCCTGGCTGCATGAGTCCTCGTTCCGTCTCGAGGTCTATCTGTGCCTGGTGCTCACCCCGCTTGCGCTCTGGCTGGGCGGGAGCGCGGTCGAACGCGTCCTGCTGATCGGCAGCTGCCTGCTGGTGCTCTCGGCCGAACTGCTGAACTCGGCAGTGGAAGCGGTGATCGAGCGCTACGGCCCCGAGCACCATGAACTGGCCGGCCGCGCCAAGGACATGGGTTCGGCGGCGGTGTTCGTGCTGATGATGAATGTGCTGCTGTGCTGGGGCCTGATCCTGGGTCCGCGCCTGTTCTGATCTTTTTCCCTTAGTGACAAGGTTTTGATTGCATGAGTCTTGAGTTCCTGGCCGACCCCAACGTCTGGCTGACCCTGGTAACGCTGAGCGCGCTGGAAATCGTGCTGGGCATCGACAACCTGGTGTTCATTTCGATCGCCGTCAGCAAGCTGCCCGAAGCGCAGCGCCCGACCGCGCGCAAGTTCGGCATCGCGGTGGCCTGCATCACGCGTATCGCCCTGCTGGTGTCGCTGGCGTTCCTGGCGCGCATGCAGTCCGATCTGTTCAGCGTGGCCGGCATGGGCATCTCGGTGCGCGACCTGGTGCTGATCCTGGGCGGCATCTTCCTGCTGGTGAAGGGCGCCATGGAGATCAAGGAACTGATCACCGGCGGCGAAGACGAAGACCCGACCACCTCCAAGGCCTCGGGCGTGTTCGGCATGGTGATCCTGCAGATTGCGATCATCGACATCGTGTTCTCGCTGGACTCGGTGATCACCGCGGTCGGCATGGCCCAGCATATTCCGATCATGGTCGCGGCGATCCTGCTGGCGGTGGCGGTGATGTTGCTGGCGGCCAATCCGCTCGGCCGTTTCATCGACGCCAATCCGACCATCAAGATGCTGGCGCTGGCCTTCATCGTGCTGATTGGCGTGGTGCTGATCCTGGACGGCCTGGAAATCCATGTGCCCAAGCCTTACGTCTACTTCGCCATGGGTTTCTCGGTGATGGTGGAATGGCTCAACCTGCTGATGCGCCGGCGTGCGGCCAGCAAGCACATCCCGGGCGCAGGCGACTGGTAAGCCTGTCGCGTCCACGCGCTGTTAACGAGGCCCCGGCGAGAGTCGGGGCCTTGTTTTTTTGGCTTGGTTGCATCCGTCATCGGCGGGTGCTGCAATGCCGCCGTCCCCCGCCCAAGGAGTGGTGTCATGCGTGTGTACGTCCGTTGCCTGGTGTTGCTTGCGCTGGCCGTGCTGCTGTCCGGCTGTGGCTACAACACGATCCAGCAGAAGGATGAGGCGGTCAAAGCCGGCTGGTCCGAAGTGCTGAACCAGTACAAGCGCCGCGCCGATCTCATTCCCAACCTGGTCAAGACCGTGCAGGGCTACGCCCAGCAGGAACGCCAGGTGCTGACCGACGTCACCAACGCGCGTGCGCGGGTGGGGCAGATCAATGTCAATGCCGACGATCCGGCCTCGCTGGCGCAGTTCCAGCAGGCGCAGGGTGAACTGGGCAGTGCGTTGTCGCGCCTGCTGGTGGTCACCGAGAACTATCCGAACCTGAAATCCGATCAGTCGTTCCGCGATCTGCAGGCGCAGCTGGAAGGCACCGAGAATCGCATCACCGTGGCGCGCGGGCGTTACATCCAGATGGTGCAGGACTACAACACATACATCCGTTCGTTCCCGCAGGTGATCACCGCCAAGATGTTCGGCTACAAGGAAAAGCCGAACTTCACCGTGCAGAACGAAGCGCAGATCTCCGAAGCGCCGCAGGTGGATTTCGGCACGCCGCCGCCGGCGCCCAGTGCACCGCCCGCTCCGGCACCGCAGCCGGCTCCGGCACCGCAACCGGGGAACTGAAATAGCCGCTCGGCTCGCCATGCGCGCACCGTGGTTCGGTCGCGCACTGGTCGCCCTGTGCCTGCTGGCCGCGGCGAATGTGCCGCTGGCCGCACAGGAACTGGCGGCCATTCCCGCGCTCGATTCGCCAGTGGTGGATACCACCGGCACCCTGGATGCGGCCACCCGCCAGCAATTGGAACAGCAGGCGCTGGCCCTGCAGCAGCGCAAGGGCAGCCAGCTGCAAGTGCTGGTGGTGGCAAGCACCGAGCCGGAAGGCATCGAGCAATACACCCAGCGCGTGTTTGATCAGTGGAAGCTGGGACGCAAGGGCGTGGACGACGGGGTGTTGCTGATCGTCGCCAAGGACGATCGACGCGTGCGCATCCAGCCGGGCTATGGCCTGGAAGGGGCGATTCCCGATGCCATCGCCAATCGCGTGATCCAGGAATACCTGGTGCCGAAATTCCGCCAGGGCGATTTTGCCGGCGGCATCGACGATGCCAGTGCGCAGCTGATCAAGTTGATTGACGGCGAGCCGTTGCCGCCGCCGGTGAGCGACAACCACAGTGGCCAGGGTCAGCACGGCGGCGGCGGCAACTGGCTGTTCGTGCTGATTGCCGGCTTTGTCGCCGCGACCATGGCCAAGGCGATCTTCTCGCGCGCGCCGGCCGGCGTGCGCGGATTGATTTCGGGCGCCGCCGGTGGCGGCGTGGCCTGGCTGTTTTCGTCAGCCCTGCTGCTGACCGGCATTGCCGGCGTGGTCGGCCTGGTGCTGGGCCTGCTCGCGGTGTCCTCGCCGGGCCGCTACGCGCGCCACGGCGGTTGGGGTGGCTGGGGCGGCGGTGGCTTCGGCGGTGGTGGCGGCGGCTGGGGTGGGGGAGGCGGCGGATTCGGTGGCGGCGGCTGGGGCGGTGGTGGCGGCATGTCCGGAGGCGGTGGCGCCTCGGGGAGCTGGTGATGCGCCTACTCCGACATCTGTTTCCGCCTTCGGCCGGCCGGCTGTTCCCGGCCGAGAGCCTGCAGCGCATCGCCGACGCCATCCACGAGGGCGAGCAGCGGCACACCGGCGAGGTGATGTTCGCGGTGGAGTCGGACCTGCCGGTACTGGCGGTGCTGCGCGGGGTGGATGCACGGACCCGCGCCCACGAGGCATTCGCGCGCCTGCGCACCTGGGACACCGAAGCCAACAACGGCGTGCTGATCTACCTGCTGCTGGCCGACCATCGCATTGAAATCGTCGCCGACCGCGGGCTGCGCGAGCGGGTCAGCGAGGCCCAGTGGCGCGGGGTCTGCCAGCTGATGGAAGACCATCTGCGCGCCGGTGAGGGGGAGGCGGCGGTGGTGCGCGGCATTGCCGCGGTCTCCGACCTGCTGGCCGGGTTCTATCCGCAGGATGGCAGCCGGCCGGATGAAGACGAGCTGCCCAACCAACCGCATATTTTCTGACAAGGCTCGCACCCGCGGGCGTGCTCGCCCAGAATAGGGGCTTCCAAGCCGGCCGTATCCGAGGCGCATGATCTACCTCCACCAGATTGACCCGATTGCCCTGTCGCTGGGCCCGTTGAAGCTGCACTGGTACGGCTTGATGTACCTGCTGGGATTCCTCGCCGCCTGGTGGTTGGGGCGGCGGCGCGTCGCCGAAGGACGTCTGCCGGGCGTGGACGCCAACGGCTTTTCCGATCTGCTGTTCTATTCGATGCTCGGCGTGGTGCTGGGCGGGCGCATCGGCTACATCCTGTTCTACGGTTTCGAGGGCTTCCTCGCCCATCCGCTGTCGATCTTCAAGGTATGGGAAGGCGGCATGAGCTTCCACGGCGGCCTGATCGGGGTGATGCTCGCGGCGCTGTGGTGGACGCGCCGGCAGCGCCTGCACTATTTCGACACGATGGATTTCGTCGCCCCGCTGGTGCCGCTGGGCCTGGGCTTTGGCCGGCTTGGCAATTTCATCGGCGCTGAGTTGTGGGGCAAGTACACGCGCGCGGACTGGGGCGTGATTTTCCCCACCGATCCGGCGCTCAAGCAGTACAGCGCCGAACAGTTGCAGGCGGCC
Encoded proteins:
- a CDS encoding RNA polymerase sigma factor, yielding MDPATYTQLRQQAQRLCRRAADVEDLVQDALIAGLAAGRSDAPWLSGTLRNLAAMQARGAVRRRRREAAVVADVDADTCPPLSEPPCLGIGATAWPDAWQAWPASLRRVAVLALHGMSAEEIRYVLGLSDEAFRQRLSRLRKALARLSREQRAESLALAYVRDPARSVDLQFGLVRRALKAALQGQDGMATHDTDGHLLVIRGHGHEWPPRGNG
- a CDS encoding VOC family protein, with the translated sequence MLTNCKVGAIVFFVRELARSVAFYRDTLGLPITAIDGHDGPFAMADVGDLTLVFLVQDAKPGDSPVVGFRLDGGIDDYAEKLAARGVEIVVPVSESPDGGLSLDFVDPDRNLLSLHQGPELPRRL
- a CDS encoding VOC family protein, whose protein sequence is MGTTTYKPQGYHSVTSYLIVDDAARALDFYRDAFGAEEVYRLPMGDKIGHAEIRIGDTVVMLSDEWPDMNALSPNSRGGGTASFMIYVEDADAAFARALKAGARENRPVTQEFWGDRIGTVMDPFGHKWSLSTHVEDVSPEEMQRRMEAWGKEQAQAQS
- a CDS encoding SGNH/GDSL hydrolase family protein, translated to MQRFAAQDQAQPPPRDAVLFVGSSSIRLWDSLAQDFPDAVVINRGFGGSEVRDSTWYADRIVYPYHPSTVVLYAGDNDLANGRTAEQVGQDTATFIDRVHKRLPSARIVIISTKPSPSRAHLLEAQRQANALVQRAAQQRGAVFVDVFTPMLDAQGQPRESLFIQDRLHMNASGYALWKQLLAPYVH
- a CDS encoding diacylglycerol kinase, whose product is MADEIGHMPRGPGRILKAAIWSMQGLRAAWLHESSFRLEVYLCLVLTPLALWLGGSAVERVLLIGSCLLVLSAELLNSAVEAVIERYGPEHHELAGRAKDMGSAAVFVLMMNVLLCWGLILGPRLF
- a CDS encoding TerC family protein, with product MSLEFLADPNVWLTLVTLSALEIVLGIDNLVFISIAVSKLPEAQRPTARKFGIAVACITRIALLVSLAFLARMQSDLFSVAGMGISVRDLVLILGGIFLLVKGAMEIKELITGGEDEDPTTSKASGVFGMVILQIAIIDIVFSLDSVITAVGMAQHIPIMVAAILLAVAVMLLAANPLGRFIDANPTIKMLALAFIVLIGVVLILDGLEIHVPKPYVYFAMGFSVMVEWLNLLMRRRAASKHIPGAGDW
- a CDS encoding LemA family protein codes for the protein MRVYVRCLVLLALAVLLSGCGYNTIQQKDEAVKAGWSEVLNQYKRRADLIPNLVKTVQGYAQQERQVLTDVTNARARVGQINVNADDPASLAQFQQAQGELGSALSRLLVVTENYPNLKSDQSFRDLQAQLEGTENRITVARGRYIQMVQDYNTYIRSFPQVITAKMFGYKEKPNFTVQNEAQISEAPQVDFGTPPPAPSAPPAPAPQPAPAPQPGN
- a CDS encoding TPM domain-containing protein; its protein translation is MRAPWFGRALVALCLLAAANVPLAAQELAAIPALDSPVVDTTGTLDAATRQQLEQQALALQQRKGSQLQVLVVASTEPEGIEQYTQRVFDQWKLGRKGVDDGVLLIVAKDDRRVRIQPGYGLEGAIPDAIANRVIQEYLVPKFRQGDFAGGIDDASAQLIKLIDGEPLPPPVSDNHSGQGQHGGGGNWLFVLIAGFVAATMAKAIFSRAPAGVRGLISGAAGGGVAWLFSSALLLTGIAGVVGLVLGLLAVSSPGRYARHGGWGGWGGGGFGGGGGGWGGGGGGFGGGGWGGGGGMSGGGGASGSW
- a CDS encoding TPM domain-containing protein, coding for MRLLRHLFPPSAGRLFPAESLQRIADAIHEGEQRHTGEVMFAVESDLPVLAVLRGVDARTRAHEAFARLRTWDTEANNGVLIYLLLADHRIEIVADRGLRERVSEAQWRGVCQLMEDHLRAGEGEAAVVRGIAAVSDLLAGFYPQDGSRPDEDELPNQPHIF